In Macadamia integrifolia cultivar HAES 741 chromosome 1, SCU_Mint_v3, whole genome shotgun sequence, a single window of DNA contains:
- the LOC122060234 gene encoding uncharacterized protein LOC122060234, with protein sequence MVQSIISSINGSSVFLPNLSQPSSRKSWCRKTRLRRYPMTLAAARGDNCGGGSGRGRLVDENMIVLRKRIQEMKMVESNQEAPEEWMEWEKRYYTDYDSDVCEAVGLLQTQLMKTRPSVALGMVALVTLSVPTSTFMVALQLMEMARKILSEIHL encoded by the coding sequence ATGGTTCAAAGCATTATATCCTCCATTAATGGATCCTCTGTGTTTCTTCCCAATCTCTCACAACCCTCTTCAAGAAAATCCTGGTGCCGGAAAACTAGATTGCGGCGATATCCGATGACATTAGCAGCGGCGAGAGGAGATAATTGCGGTGGTGGGAGTGGAAGAGGAAGGCTGGTGGATGAGAACATGATAGTACTGAGGAAGCGTATTCAGGAGATGAAGATGGTGGAGAGCAATCAGGAGGCGCCTGAGGAATGGATGGAGTGGGAGAAGAGATACTATACAGATTATGACTCTGACGTATGTGAGGCAGTGGGTTTGCTGCAAACCCAACTCATGAAAACTAGGCCAAGTGTAGCTTTGGGGATGGTGGCTCTTGTTACGCTTAGTGTTCCCACATCCACGTTCATGGTTGCCTTGCAATTGATGGAGATGGCCAGGAAGATCTTATCTGAGATTCACCTCTAA